DNA from Solidesulfovibrio sp.:
CCCACCGGCGCCCACTACACGGCCAAGGCCCTGGACGCCATCATGGACTGGGCCGTTTCCCGCGACATCGTCATCGTCTCCGACGAGATCTACGACCGCCTGGTCTACGAGCCGGCCACGCCCGCCTCCATGGCCGGCTGCTTCGCCCTGCACCCCGACCACGTGGCCGTGGTCGGCGGCCTGTCGAAAAGCTTCGCCATGACCGGCTGGCGCGTGGGCTACGCCCTGGCCCACCCGAGCCTGATCCGGGCCATGTCCACCCTGCAAAGCCAGTCCACCTCCAACATCTGTTCCATCGCCCAGAAGGCGGCCATCGCCGCCCTGACCGGCCCCCTTGACTGCGTGGAGGACATGCGCCAGGCCTTCAAGCGCCGCCGCGACCTGGCCCTTTCCATCATCGCCACCTGGAAGCGGGCCGTATGCCCCACGCCCGACGGCGCCTTCTACCTCTTCCCCTGCCTGTCGGACTACTACACGTCGGCCGTGCCCAATTCCACGGCGCTCTCCGAAGCGCTGCTGACCGAAGCCGGCGTGGCCACCGTGCCGGGCGTGGCTTTCGGCGAGGACCGCTGCCTGCGCTTTTCCTACGCCACCGACGACGCCACCCTGGAAAAGGCGCTCACCGCCATCGGCGATTTCCTGGGCAGGCTGTAAGGCTCGATCGGGGGCCGGGGAACGAGGCGTGAAAAGGTCCGACCGCTCGGACGGAGCGCAATACCTGGGGCTGGTCAAGTTCCTGTCCTGGAGTTCCCTGGCCCTGATCCTTTTGGTCAACCTGTTCCTGTCGATTTTCCTGTCCAACTACGCCCGGCAGGACGTGCTGACCAAGCAGAAGGAATTCGCCCTGCTTCTGGCCGAGAACCTCAACCACCAGATCTACCAGCGCTTCACCCTGCCCACGGTCATCGGCTTCGGCCGGGTGGAGCTGTCCCAGCCGGCCCAGTACGACCGGCTGGAAAAGACGGTGCTCTCCACCATCCACAGCTTCCACGTCAGCGAAGTGCGCATCTACGACTTCGACAAGCGGGTGTCGTTTTCCACGGACAAGGAACTGGTGGGCCAGACGGGCTACGCCGGCACGGCCATCCTCGAAGCCCTGGAACAGGGCACGTCGAGCTTCCAGGTGTTCAGCCGCACGGGCATGTTCGGCGGCATTTTCGACTTCAACCCCAAGCCAGGGGCGGTGACGCTGCGCACCATCTACCCCCTGCGCACCGAACGGTCGTTGGTGCCGGGCAACCCGCAAGGCTTCATCATGGGGGTGCTCGAATTCACCCAGGACATCACCGACGACTACCAGAAGGTCGTGGATTTCCAGCGCATCATCATCGCCACCACCCTTGGCTCGTCGCTCGTGCTCTTTTTGATCCTGCGCGTGATCATCAGCCGGGCCGGGCGCATCAACGCCCAGCGCATCGCCGAGCGCGAACAGCTCGAACGCGAGCTCCAGCAGCAGGAAAAGCTGGCCGGCATGGGCCGCATGGTGGCCGGCATCGCCCACGAGATCCGAAACCCCCTGGGCATCATCCGCTCCACGGCCGAACTCCTGCTCAAGCGCAACAAGGAGACCGACGGCGCCAACGCCAAGCTGCTCGCGGCCATTTTCGACGAATCCAAGCGCCTGTCCAAGGTGGTGGGCGATTTCCTGGACTACGCCCGGCCCAAGGCCCCGCGCCAGGACACGGTGGACCTGGCCGTCATCTGCGACCAGGCCCTGACCTTCCTGGAACAGAAATGCGAGGACCTGGGCGTGGCCGTTTCGCGCGACTACGCCCAGGGGCTGCTCGTTCGCGGCGACAAGGACCTCCTGTACCGCGCCGTCTACAACATCGTCTCCAACGCCCTGGACGCCCTGGCCGAGGACAAGGACAAGGCCCGCCCGCCGTCCCTCGCCGTGGCCGCCACGGCCGGCAAGGAGGCCGTGGTCCTTTCCGTCACCGACTCCGGCCCGGGTTTTTGCCCGGAAAACAGGCATCGGCTGCTGGATCCCTTTTTCACCACGAAAGACGCCGGCACGGGCCTGGGCCTGGCCATCGTGCGCAACATCCTGGAAAGCCACGGCGCGTCCCTGGCCCTGGAAAACGCCCCGGAGGGCGGCGCCCGCGTGGTCATGACCTTTCCGCCGGCCTAGTCCTTAATCCCATTCCCGGACACGCCATGCCAAGCCAAATACTCATCCTCGACGACGAAAAAAACTACCTGCTCATCCTCGAAGCCATGCTCGGGGACGCCGGCTACGCCATCACCGCCCTGGACGACCCGGAAACGGGCCTGGCCTACCTCGACGAATCCGAAGTGGACGTGGTCATCACGGACATGAAGATGCCCAAGGTCACGGGCCAGCAGGTGCTCGAACACGTCAAGCGCAACTACCCCTACATCCCGGTCATCATCATGACCGCGTTTGGCAGCATCGAGGGCGCGGTCGAGGCCATGCGCATCGGCGCCTTCGACTACATCGCCAAGCCCTTCGCCAACGACGAACTGCTTTTGACCGTGGAAAAGGCCAGCCGCTTCGCCGCCGCCCAGCGCGAGAACATGCTGCTGCGCCAGTCCCTCAAGGACCGCTTCTCCTCGGAGAACATCATCGGCCGGGGCAAGGCCATGCAGCGGGTGCTGGAGATGGTGGGCAAGGCCGCGCCCACCAAGTCCACGGTGCTCATTACCGGCGAGTCCGGCACGGGCAAGGAGCTGCTGGCCAAGGCCATCCACTACGCCTCGCCGCGCAAGGACGCGCCGTTTATCTCCGTCAACTGCATGGCCCTGGCCTCGGGGGTGCTCGAATCGGAACTGTTCGGCCACGAGAAGGGGTCTTTCACCGGCGCGGTGGCCCGCAAGCGCGGCCGCTTCGAAATGGCCCACGGCGGCACCATCTTCCTCGACGAAATCGGCGAGCTGTCCCAGGAGATCCAGGTGAAGCTGTTGCGCGTGCTCCAGGAACGCAAGTTCGAGCGCGTGGGCGGGGCCGACCCCATCGAGGTGGACATCCGCATCCTGGCCGCCACCAACCGCAACCTGGCCGAGGCCGTCTCCGCCGGCACGTTCCGCGAGGACCTCTACTACCGCCTCAACGTGGTCCATATCGAAACGCCGCCCCTTCGCGAACGCCGCGAAGACATCCCCATACTCGCCGCCCACTTCCTGGAGCGCTACGCCGGGGAAAACGGCAAGACCTTCAAGGGCTTTTCCCCCGAGGCCATGGACTACCTCACGGCCTACGAATGGCCGGGCAACGTGCGCCAGCTGCAAAACGTGGTGGAGCGTTGCGTGGTGCTGGCCAGCACCGACGTGGTGGAGGTGGAGGACCTGCCAAGCGAGATCCGCGACGAGGAAAGCCAGTACAAATCCGCCGTGGACCTGCTGCCGGTCACCATCAACCTCAACGAAACCCTGGAGAAGATCGAGGCGGCGCTGATTCGCCGGGCGCTCGCCCGCACCAACCTCGTCCAGGTCAAGGCGGCCGAGATGCTCGGCATCTCCAAAAGCCTGCTGCAATACAAGCTCAAGAAGTACAAGCTGACCGGGCACTGAGCCCGGCGGCGCAAATCCCCTCCGGAATCCAGATCGCGCCGTCCGCGTCCCCGAGCGGCCTGGCCCGGCCTTCCAGGCAGCGGATGCCGGCGGCGCAGCAGGCCAGGGCGTCCAGGCCGTCCTCGCGCGGCGCGCCGCCTTGCAGGCGCAGCGCCGCCATCGCCTCCCCCTACCGCCGCGTTTCGACCACCACCTGGTCGCGTCCGGCGGCCTTGGCCCTATAGAGCGCCTTGTCCGCCCGGGCCAGCATGTCCTCCAGGGCGCTCTCGCCGTACTCCACCGCTTCACGGACCTCGGCCACGCCGAAGCTCGCCGTCACCGGCAAAAACACGTCGTCGACACGGCAGGGCTCGCGGACCAGGGCGCCCCGGATGCGCTCGGCCAGTTCCGCCGCCTGGGCCGTGTCGGCTCCGGTCAGCAGCACCGCGAATTCCTCGCCGCCATACCGCGCCACCAGGTCGGACTTGCGCACGCAACCCAGGAGCACCCGGCCCAGGTGGGCCAGGACCCGGTCGCCGGCGCTGTGGCCGTGGACATCGTTGACGTCCTTGAAATGGTCCACGTCGATCATGAGGCAGGCGAAGGGCTTGTCGGCCCGGGCGGCGGCCTCGAGCAGCTTCGTGCCGCCCGAGAACAGGAACCGGCGGTTGTACAGCCCCGTCAGCGCGTCCATGACGCTGATCCGCTCGGTCTCCTCGATATGGCCGCGCATCTCGTCGGCCATCTGGCAAAACGCGTCGAGCAGTTCCCGGATCTCGATCGGCACATCCTTGGGGAATTCCAGCGGGCACTCTTCCCTGTAGCGGGTGGCCCGCAGCGTCCGGGCATAGGCGGCCAGGGCCAGCAGGGGCCGCTCCAGGTTGCGGGAAAGCCGCAACACCAGCGGCGTCACCACGGCCAGCGTGCACAGCGCCGCCAGCAAAAACCACCAGGACTGCCGGTGGTAGCCGGCCAGCACGTCGGAAACGGCCACCTGGCTGAAAAGCCGCCAGCCGTCGTCACCAAGGGGCATGGTCGCCCCCAGCCAGGTTTCCCCGTCTCCGGAGCGCAACAGCGAGCCCGTCTCGCCCGTCTCCAGAAGCGCCGCGGGCGCCTTGGCCTGTCCGAGCCCGCCCCCGGCCGCCACGGCGGAGGACGGGGCAAGGATGCGTCCCTGACCGTCGCAAAGCAGCACCTCCCCGCCCGGGGCGGCCTTGGCCCCAAGCAGCCACCGGTCCAGGGAGGAAAGCACCACGATGATGGCGATGGCTCCGCCGAACCCGCCGTCCGCCGCCTGGATGGGCGTGACGAACAGGCAGATGGGCTGGCCCGAGGCCCGGCCCGCGGGGACGGAGGTCAGGGAGGGTTTCCCGGCCTGGGCTTGCTGGAAATACGGCCTGTCCCCGACATAGATGCCCGGCTCGGCGGAGACGGACCCTGTGATATGGCCTTGGGCGGAGACGTAAATCACATCGGAAACAAAGGGGTGGGTGTCCTGGTAGTAATGCAATACCGACAGCATCGCCGGGACATCCCCCTGCCGCACGACATCGATGCCGGCCAGGAACCGGGCATCGTCAAAGCGCTCCCCCATCCAGGAACGCATGACATTGCCTTCCTGTCGCAAGCTGGAGACGATTTGGCGCAAGGCCCCGTCCAAGACCTGCTCGCGCTGAAAAAGAAAGAAGAAGGACGTGACCAGGATGAAGGGCAATGCAACCAGCAGCAACGTGTAGAAGCGCAGCTTTCCCTTGAGGGTCTCGAGACCCCAGATATGGTTGAACGTGGCCAGCATACCCGGGCTTGTGTGCGGACCGGACGCAAAAACAACCCGCGTGACCGCTGTTTGTCATTTTGCAGAAACTATCCGAAACCGCCCAGCGAGACAACGCCAACCTTGCCGGCCGTGTGAAAAACAGCCTCCGCCCCATGGCTTGGGCGGCTGCCGGCCTCCTAGCCGAATGACCAGGCGATGGCAATACGGCGGAGCGGCCTTCTTGCGCAAAGCGGCGTTTTGGCCGATGACGGTTGCGACCGCGCCCGATACGACCATGTCCGCCCCCGAAAAAAAACGCCCCGGGACACCGCCGTCCCCAGACCGGGCCGCACCCGACGCGCCCGAAGGCGGCGACGTGGCCGAGTACGTGTCCGCCCTGCTGGCCTCCGCCCGTCTGGGGCCGCAGGTCGTCCACCATCGCGTCCTGCCGGCCGCGCCGGCCGCCTTCGCCGATCCGGCCCGGCCCTTTCCCCGCCACCTGACCGGGCTGCTGGCCGGGCGCGGCATCGACAAACTCTACGCCCACCAGGCCATGGCCACGGACGTCAGCCGCGCCGGCCGCCACGTGGCCGTGGCCACGCCCACGGCCAGCGGCAAGACCCTGACCTACCTGCTGCCGGTGCTGGAGGAGATCGCCAGAAACCCCGATTCCCGGGCGCTGTTCCTTTTTCCCCTCAAGGCCCTGGCCCAGGACCAGAAAAAGGCCATCGAGGAGCTCACGGCCGCCCTGCCGGCCTCGAGCCGCCCCCGGGCGGCCATCTACGACGGCGACACCAGCCCGCACTTTCGGCGCAAGATCCGCGAAAACCCGCCCCACATCCTGATTACCAACCCCGAGATGCTCCACCTGGCCCTGCTGCCCGGCCACGAGTCCTGGAGCACGCTGTTCGCCGGCCTGTCCCACGTGGTCGTCGACGAGATGCACACCTACCGGGGGGTGATGGGCTCGCACATGGCCCACGTCTTCCGGCGGCTGTCGCGGGTGTGCGGCCGCTACGGGGCGCGCCCGGCCTTCATCTTCTGCTCGGCCACCATCGGCAACCCCGGCGAGCTGGCCGAAAGCCTCACCGGCCTGCCGGTGACCACGGTCACGCAATCCGGCGCGCCCACCGCCCCGCGCCATTTCCTGTTCGTCAACCCCGAGCAGTCGGCTTCGACCACGGCCGTCATGCTCCTGGCCGCCGCCTTGAAACGCGGCCTGCGCACCATCGTCTACACCCAGTCCCGCAAGATGACCGAGCTCATAAGCCTCTGGATCGCCGAGCGGGCCGGGCCGTACGCCTCGCGGGTCTCGGCCTACCGCTCCGGCTTTCTGCCCGAGGAGCGCCGGGCCATCGAGGCGGACATGGCCTCGGGGAAACTGCTCGCCGTGGTCTCCACCTCGGCCCTGGAACTGGGCATCGACATCGGGGGCCTGGACCTGTGCCTTCTGTGCGGCTATCCCGGCTCGGTCATGTCGGCCTGGCAGCGCGGCGGCCGGGTGGGGCGGGCCCTTCGCGAATCGGCCGTGATCCTCATCGCCGGCGAGGACGCCCTGGACCAGTACTTCATGCGCCACCCGGCCGATTTCTTCGACCGGCCGCCCGAATCGGCCGTGATCAACCCCGACAACCCGGCCATCGCCGCCAGGCACCTGGAGTGCGCCGCCGCCGAGCTGCCCCTGACCGACGCCGAGCCCCTTTTTTCCACCCCGGCCATGGCCCGGGAGATCGCCAAGCTGGAAGCAAAGGGGCTGCTTTTGCGCGACAAGGACGGCCGGCGCGTCTTCGCCGCCCGCAAGCGGCCGCAGCGCGACGTCAACCTGCGCGGCACGGGCGGCCAGTTTTCCATCGAAACGCCAGGCGGCGCCGTCATCGGCCAGATCGACGAGATGCGCGCCTGCCGCGAGACCCACCCCGGCGCGGTCTACATCCACCGGGGCGTGTCCTACCTGGTCGAAAGCCTGGACCTCCCCGAGCGCCGCGTCCGCGTCGTCCCGGCCAAGGCCGACTACCACACCCGGGCCCGGGGCCAGAAAACCACCGAGATCCTCGAAGTGCTCGGTCAGACGTCGGTCTCCGGCGTGCCGGTCTTCCTGGGCCGGCTCAAGGTCACCGAGACCGTCACCGGCTACGAGCGCCGGGCCAACCGGGGCGGCCAGCTCCTGTCCATCGTGCCCCTCGATCTGCCGCCCATGGTCTTCGAGACCGAGGGGCTGTGGTGGGTCATTCCCCAGGACGTGCAAAACGAGCTCGACCGCCGGCTTTTTCACTTCATGGGCGCCATCCACGCCATGGAGCACGCCATGATCGGCATCCTGCCGCTGCTCGTGCTCACCGACCGCAACGATCTGGGCGGCATCTCCACGCCCCTGCACCCCCAGGTGGGCCGGGCCTGCGTGTTCGTCTACGACGGCGCGCCCGGGGGTGTGGGGCTCTCGCGCCTGGCCTTTTCCCGGGCCGCCGAGGCCCTGGAACGAACGCTGGCCGCCGTGGCCGGCTGCCCCTGCGAAACGGGCTGCCCCTCCTGCGTCCACTCCCCCAAATGCGGCTCCGGCAACCGGCCCATCGACAAGGTCGCCGCCCGCTTCCTCCTGGAGGCCCTCGTGTCCGGAAAATTTCCCGAACAAGACGATTGCCGCCCCGAGTGCCAGGCCCAGACGCCGCCGGAGACGGCCGCAACCGGCGCAGGCAGGGCCAAACCCGCCCCGCCCGGCCGTTTCGGCGTCCTGGACGTGGAGACCCGCCGGGCGGCGGCCGAGGTCGGCGGCTGGGGCAACGCCCACAAGATGGGCGTGTCCGTGGCCGTGCTCTATGATTCAAGCCTGGACGACTACGTCGTCTACCGCCAGGAGGAATTGCCGGCCCTGTACGAGGCCCTTGCCCGCCTGGACCTCGTGGTGGGATTTAACATCAACCGCTTCGACTACAAGGTCCTGGCCGGGGCCGCGCCCTTCGACCATCGCGCCCTGCCCACCCTGGACATCCTGGAAAAGGTCCACGCCCGCCTGGGCTACCGCCTGTCCCTGGACGGCCTGGCCAAGGCCACCCTCGGCACGCCCAAATCGGCCACGGGCCTCGACGCCCTGGCCTGGTGGAAGGAAGGGCGCCTGGGCGAAATCATCACGTATTGCAAGAAAGACGTGGAGGTCACCCGCGACCTCTACCTCTTCGGCCGCGACAACGGCTATCTGCTGTTCGCCAACAAGGCCGGCAAGACCGTGCGCCTGCCCGTGGAGTGGGTGTAGGCAGAGGGAAGATGCTCCGGCGGCCAGGAGGGGATGATCCCCTCCTGGACCTCCCCGACGGGGGGAGGGGGCGGCGAAAGAGTTTTTCCCGGGCGAAAAGGTGTGGTAGGGGAAGGGCATGCAACCTGAAGCCGGCGGAGACGTCGCGTGCTGACCATCGAAGGCCTGTCGAAAACCTACGCCGCCAACGGCCACGCCCCGGCCTGCGCCCTGGCCGAGGTGAGCTTTGCCGTGCCGCGCGGCGGTTTCGTCTCGCTGCTGGGGCCGTCGGGCTGCGGCAAGTCCACGCTGCTGCTGTGCGCCAGCGGCCTGCTCGCCCCGACCGCCGGCCGGGTGACCGTCAGCGGCCGGGCCGTCACCGGGCCGCCGCCGGAAATGGCGCTCATTTTCCAAAACGCCGCCGCCTCGCTGTTCCCCTGGCTCACCGTGGCCGGCAACAT
Protein-coding regions in this window:
- a CDS encoding pyridoxal phosphate-dependent aminotransferase; the protein is MRTALRMRLVAPSATLGMAAKAADLRRQGKAILDLSAGEPDFNTPQHIKDAAKKAIDDNFTRYTPVPGIHTLREAVTGYYKKLYGVPAPKEAVIATNGGKQALYTLFLALLNPGEEVLVPAPYWVSYPDMVRLAGATPVPVPSSPESGFLVGVEDLERAATPATRALILNSPSNPTGAHYTAKALDAIMDWAVSRDIVIVSDEIYDRLVYEPATPASMAGCFALHPDHVAVVGGLSKSFAMTGWRVGYALAHPSLIRAMSTLQSQSTSNICSIAQKAAIAALTGPLDCVEDMRQAFKRRRDLALSIIATWKRAVCPTPDGAFYLFPCLSDYYTSAVPNSTALSEALLTEAGVATVPGVAFGEDRCLRFSYATDDATLEKALTAIGDFLGRL
- a CDS encoding ATP-binding protein, whose translation is MKRSDRSDGAQYLGLVKFLSWSSLALILLVNLFLSIFLSNYARQDVLTKQKEFALLLAENLNHQIYQRFTLPTVIGFGRVELSQPAQYDRLEKTVLSTIHSFHVSEVRIYDFDKRVSFSTDKELVGQTGYAGTAILEALEQGTSSFQVFSRTGMFGGIFDFNPKPGAVTLRTIYPLRTERSLVPGNPQGFIMGVLEFTQDITDDYQKVVDFQRIIIATTLGSSLVLFLILRVIISRAGRINAQRIAEREQLERELQQQEKLAGMGRMVAGIAHEIRNPLGIIRSTAELLLKRNKETDGANAKLLAAIFDESKRLSKVVGDFLDYARPKAPRQDTVDLAVICDQALTFLEQKCEDLGVAVSRDYAQGLLVRGDKDLLYRAVYNIVSNALDALAEDKDKARPPSLAVAATAGKEAVVLSVTDSGPGFCPENRHRLLDPFFTTKDAGTGLGLAIVRNILESHGASLALENAPEGGARVVMTFPPA
- a CDS encoding sigma-54 dependent transcriptional regulator yields the protein MPSQILILDDEKNYLLILEAMLGDAGYAITALDDPETGLAYLDESEVDVVITDMKMPKVTGQQVLEHVKRNYPYIPVIIMTAFGSIEGAVEAMRIGAFDYIAKPFANDELLLTVEKASRFAAAQRENMLLRQSLKDRFSSENIIGRGKAMQRVLEMVGKAAPTKSTVLITGESGTGKELLAKAIHYASPRKDAPFISVNCMALASGVLESELFGHEKGSFTGAVARKRGRFEMAHGGTIFLDEIGELSQEIQVKLLRVLQERKFERVGGADPIEVDIRILAATNRNLAEAVSAGTFREDLYYRLNVVHIETPPLRERREDIPILAAHFLERYAGENGKTFKGFSPEAMDYLTAYEWPGNVRQLQNVVERCVVLASTDVVEVEDLPSEIRDEESQYKSAVDLLPVTINLNETLEKIEAALIRRALARTNLVQVKAAEMLGISKSLLQYKLKKYKLTGH
- a CDS encoding diguanylate cyclase, which translates into the protein MLATFNHIWGLETLKGKLRFYTLLLVALPFILVTSFFFLFQREQVLDGALRQIVSSLRQEGNVMRSWMGERFDDARFLAGIDVVRQGDVPAMLSVLHYYQDTHPFVSDVIYVSAQGHITGSVSAEPGIYVGDRPYFQQAQAGKPSLTSVPAGRASGQPICLFVTPIQAADGGFGGAIAIIVVLSSLDRWLLGAKAAPGGEVLLCDGQGRILAPSSAVAAGGGLGQAKAPAALLETGETGSLLRSGDGETWLGATMPLGDDGWRLFSQVAVSDVLAGYHRQSWWFLLAALCTLAVVTPLVLRLSRNLERPLLALAAYARTLRATRYREECPLEFPKDVPIEIRELLDAFCQMADEMRGHIEETERISVMDALTGLYNRRFLFSGGTKLLEAAARADKPFACLMIDVDHFKDVNDVHGHSAGDRVLAHLGRVLLGCVRKSDLVARYGGEEFAVLLTGADTAQAAELAERIRGALVREPCRVDDVFLPVTASFGVAEVREAVEYGESALEDMLARADKALYRAKAAGRDQVVVETRR
- a CDS encoding DEAD/DEAH box helicase, producing MSAPEKKRPGTPPSPDRAAPDAPEGGDVAEYVSALLASARLGPQVVHHRVLPAAPAAFADPARPFPRHLTGLLAGRGIDKLYAHQAMATDVSRAGRHVAVATPTASGKTLTYLLPVLEEIARNPDSRALFLFPLKALAQDQKKAIEELTAALPASSRPRAAIYDGDTSPHFRRKIRENPPHILITNPEMLHLALLPGHESWSTLFAGLSHVVVDEMHTYRGVMGSHMAHVFRRLSRVCGRYGARPAFIFCSATIGNPGELAESLTGLPVTTVTQSGAPTAPRHFLFVNPEQSASTTAVMLLAAALKRGLRTIVYTQSRKMTELISLWIAERAGPYASRVSAYRSGFLPEERRAIEADMASGKLLAVVSTSALELGIDIGGLDLCLLCGYPGSVMSAWQRGGRVGRALRESAVILIAGEDALDQYFMRHPADFFDRPPESAVINPDNPAIAARHLECAAAELPLTDAEPLFSTPAMAREIAKLEAKGLLLRDKDGRRVFAARKRPQRDVNLRGTGGQFSIETPGGAVIGQIDEMRACRETHPGAVYIHRGVSYLVESLDLPERRVRVVPAKADYHTRARGQKTTEILEVLGQTSVSGVPVFLGRLKVTETVTGYERRANRGGQLLSIVPLDLPPMVFETEGLWWVIPQDVQNELDRRLFHFMGAIHAMEHAMIGILPLLVLTDRNDLGGISTPLHPQVGRACVFVYDGAPGGVGLSRLAFSRAAEALERTLAAVAGCPCETGCPSCVHSPKCGSGNRPIDKVAARFLLEALVSGKFPEQDDCRPECQAQTPPETAATGAGRAKPAPPGRFGVLDVETRRAAAEVGGWGNAHKMGVSVAVLYDSSLDDYVVYRQEELPALYEALARLDLVVGFNINRFDYKVLAGAAPFDHRALPTLDILEKVHARLGYRLSLDGLAKATLGTPKSATGLDALAWWKEGRLGEIITYCKKDVEVTRDLYLFGRDNGYLLFANKAGKTVRLPVEWV